TGGACCATGAACTGAGGCGAACTGCCGACGAGGTGAGCTAGATCACCAATGGGTATTTTCATGTTGTTTTCCTCCGGGAAGGCTCGATCGAAATGGTTTCGATAGGGACCCCTTTTGCACTGGCTGTGCCAAACGCGGAAAGCAAACAACTCCTTGATTTGCATGACTATATATTTTGTTTATGGGCTTTTTTGTGCCGTAATTTGCAAAAAGCTCGATCTAGATGTGCGGGTATTTTCATAGCCTCGTGGCGAAATGTTTTGATGGAACTGGAGCGCAGCGGCTTGCCACATAGGGACACAAACTTCCCATTCTGGCCGGCCCATGAAAGTCGAATCCTTCAATGACGTGCAGCAGGTCCAACCTGCGGACAAACCCAGTGTGAATTCCGTCGAAGCGCCTACCCGGTCGCTGGGCCTGGATGATATTGCGCAGATTTTCAACGAAGAAGTGGCGCTCAACGCCCAGGCCCTGGGCCGGCGCGCGATTGGCGTTAAAGTGTCGCCTGTCGCAGAACTCGCGCAGCTATATGAACAACTGGGTCACCCCGGCCAAGCCACTCTGGAAACCGTTGTTCGTCGGCTTCGCTTCGAGCTGCTGCGCAAGCCCACTGTCGAAAAACTGGTAAGCCTCGCCGGCAGTGACCCGGCGCGTGCCTTCGTGGTGCTTCAATTCATCGCAAACGAAGCGCAAACCAGTGGGCTCACGGTAGAAGAGGGCCTGGCGCGCGGGGCCTTGAGAGCGCTGAAGCAGGATTTCGGCGGGCACATCCAGGCAGGTCTGAATATCGCTTTGGCGTTGAAGGAGGCCAGCGCTGACCCGCAGGAACGTCAGGACGTGCGTGCGCTGTATTACGCCTCGGTGGTCGTTCGCCAATCCTTGGCGTTGATGCTGCAAACGCTGTTGAAGATGTACGGACTGACGGATTTTCCCAAAGGCGTCGACCTGATGACCCAGGCGCTGAACGGTGATATCGCGGCGCACACGCAGTCGGTGCCCACGGAAAAATTGCGCCTGCTGCTCAAGGGGCTGGCGCAATGTCGTGAACTGCGCTCGGTGCTGGGCAACTGTGATGCGTTGATCCGGCGTCTGAATGTCGATCTGGACGCGGTGGATTTGTTGCAGCGTTTTCTGGGGTATGCCAGCACCGGTATCGATGCGGCCGAGGTGCAAAGCCTGGCCAGTGAGTTCGGGGGGACGCTGCTTGCCGCTCGCCTGCGGTCGCTCAATGAGTTGGCCGCAGAAGTAAAAAGTCTGCCTAAGGCGTGGTGGCTTGATGCGCAATCCCAGGCGTCTGCCGTGAAAGCATTCAAGGACGTGATGGTCGAGTGGGCACGCGAAGAGCGCGGCCATCAGACGTTGCCCGGCGAGACGAGGACGTACGGGTGACATTGCTGTCATCGATCAATGGCGTGCTGCTCAAGGTAGCGCGGCGTGCCGAAGTGCTCGGCGCGGTGGTGGTCATGGCCATCGTGTTTATTTTCATTGTGCCGCTGCCCACTTGGCTGGTGGACATCCTGATCGCGTTGAACATCTGTATTTCCTGCTTGTTGATCGTGCTGGCGCTGTATTTGCCGGGGCCGTTGGCGTTCTCGTGGTTTCCATCGATCCTGCTGTTGACCACCATGTTTCGCCTGGCCCTGTCGATTGCCACCACGCGCTTGATCCTGCTGGAGCAGGACGCGGGCGACATTGTGGAAGCGTTCGGCAATTTCGTGGTCGGCGGCAACCTGGCGGTGGGGCTGGTGATCTTCATGATTCTGACCATCGTCAACTTCCTGGTGATCACCAAAGGCTCGGAGCGGGTCGCCGAAGTGGCTGCCCGCTTCAGCCTGGATGCGATGCCGGGCAAGCAGATGTCGATCGACAGTGACCTGCGCGCCGGGTTGATCGATGGTGTGCAGGCTCGGGACAAGCGTGAACAGCTGTCGCGCGAAAGCCAGCTGTTCGGGGCCATGGACGGCGCCATGAAGTTCGTCAAGGGCGATGCCATTGCCGGTTTGATCATCGTGGTCATCAACCTGCTGGGGGGCTTCTCGACCGGTATGTTCCAGCACGGGATGAGCGCGGGTGAGTCGATGGCGCTGTATTCGGTACTGACCATCGGCGACGGCCTGATCGCGCAGATTCCCGCGCTGCTGATCTCCCTGACGGCCGGCATGATCATTACCCGAGTGGCGCCGGACGGGCGCAAGGGCATCAGCAACATGGGCGCCGAAATTGCCCGGCAGATGACCAGCGAACCCAAGAGCTGGATGATCGCGTCGGTGGGCATGCTGGCCTTTGCCACGCTTCCGGGCATGCCGACGCTGGTGTTCATTCTGATTTCGCTGATGACCGGTGCCCTGGGCTACTACCTCATGCGCCAGCGTCAGCGTGAGGACTCACCGGCGGCGCCGGACGAGAAAGCGGTCCCTCCAGAACAGAACGGTAATGAAGACCTGCGTGGCTTCGACCCGTCTCGGCCGTATCTGCTGCAGTTCAACCCCAAGTTGTACAACACGCCTGAAGTCATCGACATCGTGCATAAGATTCGTCAGGCCCGAAATGCGCTGGTCGCCAATATCGGTTTGACGCTGCCGCCGTTCGAAGCTGAGTTCAGTGAGTCGCTGGCTGTCGATGAGATGCGCTTTTGCGTGCATGAAGTACCGGTGGTGACAGCAACCCTCAGCGACCGGGTGGCGGTCGAGTACGCCGGCTTGGCGCAGCCCCCGGACAGAGGGGAGAGAGGGCTGCCTGAGCGGGACGAAGCGCACTGGTGGTGGCTCGACCCGGATGATCCGTTGCTTGGTGACCCCGAGGTTGAACATTTCACTGCCCAGAGCCTGATCATCGAACGCATGAAGCGGGCGATGTTGCTGAGCGGGCCGCGGTTTCTCGGTATTCAGGAAAGCAAGTCGATCCTCAGTTGGCTTGAACACAACCAGCCGGAGCTGGTGCAGGAACTGCAGCGCATCATGCCGCTTTCGCGCTTTTCGTCGGTGCTGCAGCGCCTGGCGGGTGAGGGCGTGCCATTGCGCGCCGTGCGCTTGATCGTCGAGTCATTGATCGAGTACGGCCAGCATGAGCGCGAACCGGACGCCCTGGCCGATTACGCACGCATTGCCCTCAAGTCCCAGATCTATCACCAGTACAGCGAGGCTGATGGCCTGCACGCCTGGTTACTGTCGCCCCAGACCGAAAACACCCTGCGCGAAGCGTTGCGCCAGACCCAGAGCGGAGTGTTTTTCGCCCTCGATAACGATAGCAGTGCGGCGTTGGTCGGGCTGCTCAACCAGGCCTTTGTGCTACGGCCGAAAACCAAGAGCGTGCTGTTGGTGGCTCAGGATCTGCGCAGCCCGCTGCGCGCCCTTTTGCTGGATGAGTTCAACCACGTGCCGGTGATGTCTTTCGCTGAGCTGGGGAGTAGTTCCAAGGTCAAGGTGTTGGGCCGTTTCGACCTGGGGCAGGACGCGCCGATGCGTGGGGCGGCGGCATGAGCGCCTTATTCTTATGCGGATCGAGGGTGGCCCCATGATGTTCGAGCTGCGGGTGTTGGATGGTTTGCATCAGGGCGCCGCGCTGCCGTTGTTTGGTGAGCAGTGGAGCCTGGGTGCCAACCCGGACGCTGATCTGCTGTTGAACGATCCCGGGGTTGCCGAGCATCACGCACGCTTGCACTTGGCCGATGGCTGTTGGTCGGTACAGGCCGAGGCAGGGCTGCTTAAAGACAGCAATGGGCAAGTGTTGGCGCAAATCGGCGAGCTTGCGCTGAACATGGTCTTTTCGATCGGCTCCGTTCGCTTGTGCGTCAGCCCTGCCGATCAGCCTTGGCCACCGGTACCCGTGCTTGCAGCACCCGCTCCTGAGGCTGCGGGCCAGGCGCCGCTCACGTTGAAACTGTCATCGATCCCATCGTCCCAGCAAAAACGTTTGCTTAGTCTGGTGCTTGCGTTCGCCGTGCTCATTGCAGCAGCCGGCATTATCTTCAGTGGAGAGCGCAAGGCGCAGGCATCGCTGATGCCGCCAGTGATTCAAAAGCCCGAACTGGGCTCGCCGTTCGAGGTGCGCCAGCAGCTGTTGAAGATGCTCAGCGAGCGGGAGTTGACCTCACGGGTCAGCCTGCAGGTTATCAATGGCCAGATTTCCCTGACCGGTGATGTTTCCCAGGAGGACGCGGATCTGGTTGCGCGCATGCTCGACCGATTTGCCGGGCAGTTCGAAACGGCTGTGCCGGTGATCAGCCGCGTACGCACGCGCGACGGCGCATTGCCGTTCAAGATCGTACAGATCGTCAGCGGCCCGAACGGCCATGTTGTGCTGGACGAGGGTACCCGGCTGTTCGTGGGCGACGAAGTGAATGGTTTGCGCCTGGTGCTGATCAATAACAGCAAAGTGGTGTTCGACGGGGCGCAGCGCTATGAGGTGCGTTGGTGAGCGGCTCGTTGCAAGAGCGCCTGGAGGCCTGGCAACGCCGACAATTGGCGACGTTGGACGGCTTTGCGCCGGTCACAATGCGCGGTCGCATCCAGCGCGTCAACGGCATGCTGATGCAGTGCCGGCTGCCCCAGGCACGCATTGGCGATCTGTGCCAGGTTGAAAAGCAACCTGGCGATTACATGCTTGCCGAAATTATTGGCTTCGATCAACAGGACGCGGTGCTCAGTGCCCTGGGCAATCTGGAAGGCGTGAGCGTGGGCGCCGGCGTAGAGCGCCTTGGCGTGCCGCACAGGGTTCGCGTGGGGGATGATTTGCTGGGCCAGGTGCTGGACGGCTTTGGCCGGCCGATTGCCGGCAACGGGCCCAGTGCGTTCGCCGAAGCGGATACGCCCGATGCGACCCCCGTACTGTGCGAGGCGCCGTTACCCACGGAGCGGCCGCGGATCAACCGCGCTCTGGCTACCGGTGTGCGTTCGATCGACGGCCTGATGACGCTGGGTGAAGGCCAGCGCGTCGGGCTGTTTGCGGGCGCAGGCTGTGGCAAGACCACCTTGTTGGCCGAGATCGCCCGGAACGTGGAGTGCGATGTGATCGTATTCGGTTTGATCGGCGAACGGGGTCGTGAGTTACGCGAGTTTCTTGACCATGAACTGGATGACCAGCTGCGTGCCAAGGCGGTGCTGGTGTGCTCCACCTCCGACCGTTCCAGCATGGAACGCGCCCGCGCGGCATTTACCGCGACGGCGCTCGCCGAGGGGTTTCGGCGCAAGGGCCTGCGTGTGCTGTTACTGATCGATTCGCTGACGCGTTTTGCGCGGGCGCAGCGTGAGATCGGCCTGGCTGCGGGCGAGCCGCTGGGGCGTGGTGGTCTGCCACCTTCGGTGTACAGCCTGTTGCCGCGCCTGGTGGAGCGCGCCGGGTTGACGCGTGAGGGCGTGATCACCGCGATCTACACGGTGCTGATCGAGCAGGACTCGATGAATGACCCGGTAGCCGATGAAGTTCGCTCGCTGCTGGACGGCCACATCGTGCTGTCACGCAAGCTGGCCGAGCGTGGCCATTACCCGGCCGTTGATGTGCTGGCCAGCCTGTCGCGGATTCTGACCAATGTCGCCGAGCCTCGGCATATCCACGCCGGTACCGCACTGCGGCGGCTGTTATCGGCCTATCAGCAGATCGAACTGATGCTCAAGCTGGGCGAGTACCAGGCGGGCAACGATGCCCTGACCGATATGGCGGTGGACAGCCGCCAGGCGGTGGATAGCTTCCTGCGCCAGGACTTGCGTGAGCCCTGCGCGATCGACACGACCATGGCCCAACTGACGGAGCTGACTGCCTATGTCCCATTCTGAATCGTTGCCGAGTGAGATCGAAACCTTGCGGCGTTTGCGTCGATACCGCGCCGATCGTGCCGAGCGTGCGCTGCGCGAGGCCAAGCGATCCCAGCAAGCGCTGGTGGTGCATATCCAGCAAGCGCAAGACCTGCTTGAGCACACCCGCCAGGAAGAGGCTCGGCAATGCGCACAACTGTTGAGCGAACACCAGGGGCAGGTCGTGAGCTTCCAGGCGCTGAAGTCCTGGAACCGCAAGGAACAAAGCCTGTCTGCGGGCACCCGGCGTGAAGAAGGCCAGTTGCAACAGCTGCAAGGGCAGCAGGAACAGCGTGAAGTAGAGGTAGGTATGGCGCAGAAGCACGTCTCCGCGTGCCTGCGCCAAGTCGAAAAACTCCAGGAACTGGCCAATTTACTCACGCAGGAATCGATATGACGTCCATTTCAGCCAACACGCCTGAACGCCACCGTCGACGTGATTCTCGCGAAGACCGTGTCCACGAGGTGGGCGCTCCTGTGCCTTGGGAGCAACGGCAGCTCTTTACCCGGTTGTTCGGTGATGACGAACAGGGTTCGGGCCGCAGCGCCTCACAGGCCGGCACCAAGGCATCCGGCGATCTCGCCATGGTCGAGGCGTTGACCGAGCAGTTGGTGCCTCGGCTGCAAAGCGTTTCAACGTGGCCGCTGACGGTGGCCATGTACTTGCCACGTCTGGGGCGGATCAACGCGCGTATTCGACGGGAAAGGGTTGGATGGAACATCGAGCTTGAGGCACAGCAGAAAGCGACGACGAGCTGGCTCTGCGGCGTACGGCACCAATGTGAGCATAGGCTCGCCGCAAGCCTGGCATTGCCGGTGGAGCTGTGCGTGGCGAATTCGGCACCGGCATGATGCTGCCATCTCTGGCCTTGCCCAGTGTCAGGGCCGATGCAGTGGCTGCTCGGCGGCGGCTGGGACGCGGGTTGCGTCTACCGTTCCAGGTTGCCGAGCAGCGTGGTGAATTGCGCCTCGAGCCTGGCACTGAGCCGTTTGGCGTTCAATCGTTGTGCTTCGAAACCGCCTGTGGGGTATTGGCGCTCAGCGAGCCAGGGCCGCAATTGAGCTTGATGGGCGAGTGCCCGGTGACATTGGCCCAGGCCGGCAACGATCCGGACTCCTGGTTCTGGGCCTTGCTTCAGCACTACCTGAGCCCGCAGATAAGTGCCCTGTTCGGGTACGTGCGGCTTCTGGACACCGACCGCCCCACGGGGTTCGGTTGCCGGCTCAGCGTGAGCCTGGGAGCGTCGCGGGTGGTGGGCTATGTGTGGCTGGCGCCTGACAGTTTTTGCTCGCGTTGTGCGAGGCCGCCCCATGGTGCTCTATCGCAGCCCCGCTGCCAGCGCGGTTCCAACTGGCGGTTGCCGTCACCCTGGGGCGCATGCGCCTGACCATTGCACAAGTGCGCGGCCTGCGCGCCGGTGATGTGCTGGTTCCCGAACTCGCGCTTTTTCAGGCGCAGGGCAGCGGGTATGTCCAGGTGGGCAGGCACCGGCTGCGGGGCGTTATTGACGATGAAAACGGGACTATGTGCCTGACTCTTTCTTCTATCGAGGACACGTCTGTGGACGACAATTTTGCAGCGCATGCCTACTCCGAGGATGCGCAGGATGAGCCGGTGGTGGATATCTTTGGCCACGAGCCCTTTGACGAGTTGAGCATGGCGCTGAACGTTCGCTGCGGCACACTGAACCTCACGCTGGGCGAATTGCGCAATCTGGGGCCAGGCTCGGTGCTGGGCATTGCTGGTTACGCGCCTGGCCTGGCAGGCCTGTACTACGGCGATCGGCCGATTGGGCAGGGGCAGTTGGTGGAAGTCGACGGCCGCCTGGGCTTGCAGCTGTCGCGCGTGCTTTTCGGTCGATGATACTTCAGGGGCTGGACCCCCTCGTTCTGGCACTGTTCCTTGCCACGCTGACGCTGATGCCCATGCTGTTGATCATCTGCACATCGTTTTTGAAGATCGTGATTGTGCTGATGATTACCCGCAATGCCATCGGCGTGCAGCAGGTGCCGCCAAGCATGGCTATCAACGGCATCGCATTGGCCGCGACGCTGTTTATCATGGCGCCGGTGGGCTACCAGATCGCAGAAAGCCTCAAGGTTTCTCCGCTGGACACGAGCAATGTGCAGACGGTGCTGCAGACGGGCGCAGAGGCCATCAAGCCGTTGCGTGCATTCATGCTGCGCAATGTCGACCCAGACGTGCTCACCCACCTGTTGGAGAATACCCACCGCCTCTGGCCCGCGCAGATGGCCCAGGAGGTCCAGCGTGAAGATCTGATCCTGCTGGTTCCTGCCTATGTGTTGTCGCAACTGCAGGCGGGGTTCGAGATCGGCTTCCTGATCTACATCCCCTTTATCGTGATTGACCTGATTGTCTCCAACCTCTTATTAGCGCTGGGCATGCAGATGGTTTCACCCATGACCATTTCCCTGCCGCTCAAATTGCTGCTGTTTGTGATGGTGTCCGGCTGGTCGCGGCTGCTCGACAGCCTGTTCCTTTCTTATCTCTGAGCCGACCATGGACCCGATCGTATTGTTCAAGCAGGGCATGTTGCTGGTAGTGGTACTGACCGCACCACCGCTGATCGTGGCCGTAGTGGTGGGCGTGCTGACCTCGCTGATCCAGGCGCTGATGCAGGTGCAGGACCAGACGCTGCCGTTCGGCATCAAACTGGTGGCGGTGGGAATCACGCTGATCATGACCGGACGCTGGATCGGCGTGGAGTTGATCCAGTTGATCAACCTGACGTTCGACATGATCGGCCGCTCGGCCCTCCACTGAGGTTGCTTTTGTGCTGTTGTATCTTGAGTTCCTGCCCAGTCTGGTGATCGCCATGGCGCGCATCTATCCCTGCGCGTTACTGGTCGCGGCCTTCAGTTTTCAACATATTCGTGGCATGCCCCGGCACACGATCGTGATGGTCATTGCGCTGATCCCCGCGCCAGGCATCCATGGCGCATTGGCGGGGCTGGATTACTCGGCGCTCATGCTCGCCGCCCTGGCGCTCAAGGAGGCGGCCCTTGGGGTGTTGCTGGGCGTGTTGCTGTCGATGCCGTTCTGGATGTTCGAGTCGGTGGGCGCGCTGCTGGATAACCAGCGAGGCGCGTTGGCAGGAGGCCAGCTCAACCCATCGCTGGGCCCGGATGCGACGCCCATCGGGCACATGCTCAAGCAGCTGGCGATTTTTCTGTTGATGATCAGCCTGGGGCTTGGCGCGCTGACCCAGGTGATCTGGGACAGTTACCTGATCTGGCCGCCGACGGTGTGGTTCCCGCTGCCGGGGCCCAATGGGTTCAGCGTATTTATTGCGCTGCTCGGGGATACGTTCATGCACATGATGCTTTACGCCGCGCCCTTCATTGCCGTGTTGCTATTACTGGAGTTCGGCATCGCGCTGCTGGGGGTCTACAGCCAGCAATTGCAGGTGAGTACGCTGGCTCCGCCAGTCAAGAGCCTGGTGGGTATTGGTGTTCTCTTGCTGTATTTTGCGTTGTTGCAAGATTTGATCGTCGGGCGCATGAGCCTGCTGGGTGACCTCAAGCATTCCCTTGGGCTGTTGTTCAAGGTAGCGATGCCATGAGTGACTCAGGAGAGAAAAAACACCCTGCCTCGGCCAAAAAGCTGCGTGACCAGCGTAAGAAAGGCCAGGTCTCCCAGAGCCAGGACGTGGGTAAGTTGCTGGTGCAGGCCGCTATCAGCGAAATCGCGCTGTATACCGCCCAACGCAGTTTGCAACGTTTCGAACAACTGATGGTGTTACCGATCTCACGGATCAATCAGCCCTTTGTGCGAGCGCTGGAAGAAGTGCTGTTCGATGGAGTGACGGTATTTTTATCGTTCGCCCTGTTGATGGTCGGGGTGGCGATTGCCACAAAGCTGATCAGCAGCTGGATGCAGATCGGCTTTCTGTTTGCCCCGGAGGCCCTCAAGCTCGATTTCAATCGGGTCAATCCCATGAGCCAGCTCAAGCAAATGTTCTCCGCCCAGTCGGTGATGAACCTGTTGATGAGCGTGGCCAAGGCGTTTCTGTTGGGGCTGATTGTGTACCTGGTGGTCTGGCCCTCTCTGGGCACCCTGATTAACCTGGCCAACAGCGATCTGCAAAGTTACCTGTTGGCGCTGATTGCGCTGTTTCGCTATCTGCTCCATGCCTGTATCGGATTGCTGCTGGTGTTGGCACTGACCGACCTGACCCTGCAAAAGTACTTCTTTGCCAAGCGCATGCGCATGACCCAGGTCGAAGTGGTCAAGGAATACAAGGACATGGAGGGTGACCCTCACGTCAAGGGGCAGCGCCGCTCGCTGGCGTACCAGTTGGCTCAGGAAGAGCCCAAGGT
Above is a genomic segment from Pseudomonas sp. R5-89-07 containing:
- a CDS encoding HrpJ domain-containing protein → MKVESFNDVQQVQPADKPSVNSVEAPTRSLGLDDIAQIFNEEVALNAQALGRRAIGVKVSPVAELAQLYEQLGHPGQATLETVVRRLRFELLRKPTVEKLVSLAGSDPARAFVVLQFIANEAQTSGLTVEEGLARGALRALKQDFGGHIQAGLNIALALKEASADPQERQDVRALYYASVVVRQSLALMLQTLLKMYGLTDFPKGVDLMTQALNGDIAAHTQSVPTEKLRLLLKGLAQCRELRSVLGNCDALIRRLNVDLDAVDLLQRFLGYASTGIDAAEVQSLASEFGGTLLAARLRSLNELAAEVKSLPKAWWLDAQSQASAVKAFKDVMVEWAREERGHQTLPGETRTYG
- the sctV gene encoding type III secretion system export apparatus subunit SctV, with the protein product MTLLSSINGVLLKVARRAEVLGAVVVMAIVFIFIVPLPTWLVDILIALNICISCLLIVLALYLPGPLAFSWFPSILLLTTMFRLALSIATTRLILLEQDAGDIVEAFGNFVVGGNLAVGLVIFMILTIVNFLVITKGSERVAEVAARFSLDAMPGKQMSIDSDLRAGLIDGVQARDKREQLSRESQLFGAMDGAMKFVKGDAIAGLIIVVINLLGGFSTGMFQHGMSAGESMALYSVLTIGDGLIAQIPALLISLTAGMIITRVAPDGRKGISNMGAEIARQMTSEPKSWMIASVGMLAFATLPGMPTLVFILISLMTGALGYYLMRQRQREDSPAAPDEKAVPPEQNGNEDLRGFDPSRPYLLQFNPKLYNTPEVIDIVHKIRQARNALVANIGLTLPPFEAEFSESLAVDEMRFCVHEVPVVTATLSDRVAVEYAGLAQPPDRGERGLPERDEAHWWWLDPDDPLLGDPEVEHFTAQSLIIERMKRAMLLSGPRFLGIQESKSILSWLEHNQPELVQELQRIMPLSRFSSVLQRLAGEGVPLRAVRLIVESLIEYGQHEREPDALADYARIALKSQIYHQYSEADGLHAWLLSPQTENTLREALRQTQSGVFFALDNDSSAALVGLLNQAFVLRPKTKSVLLVAQDLRSPLRALLLDEFNHVPVMSFAELGSSSKVKVLGRFDLGQDAPMRGAAA
- a CDS encoding FHA domain-containing protein; protein product: MFELRVLDGLHQGAALPLFGEQWSLGANPDADLLLNDPGVAEHHARLHLADGCWSVQAEAGLLKDSNGQVLAQIGELALNMVFSIGSVRLCVSPADQPWPPVPVLAAPAPEAAGQAPLTLKLSSIPSSQQKRLLSLVLAFAVLIAAAGIIFSGERKAQASLMPPVIQKPELGSPFEVRQQLLKMLSERELTSRVSLQVINGQISLTGDVSQEDADLVARMLDRFAGQFETAVPVISRVRTRDGALPFKIVQIVSGPNGHVVLDEGTRLFVGDEVNGLRLVLINNSKVVFDGAQRYEVRW
- a CDS encoding FliI/YscN family ATPase, encoding MSGSLQERLEAWQRRQLATLDGFAPVTMRGRIQRVNGMLMQCRLPQARIGDLCQVEKQPGDYMLAEIIGFDQQDAVLSALGNLEGVSVGAGVERLGVPHRVRVGDDLLGQVLDGFGRPIAGNGPSAFAEADTPDATPVLCEAPLPTERPRINRALATGVRSIDGLMTLGEGQRVGLFAGAGCGKTTLLAEIARNVECDVIVFGLIGERGRELREFLDHELDDQLRAKAVLVCSTSDRSSMERARAAFTATALAEGFRRKGLRVLLLIDSLTRFARAQREIGLAAGEPLGRGGLPPSVYSLLPRLVERAGLTREGVITAIYTVLIEQDSMNDPVADEVRSLLDGHIVLSRKLAERGHYPAVDVLASLSRILTNVAEPRHIHAGTALRRLLSAYQQIELMLKLGEYQAGNDALTDMAVDSRQAVDSFLRQDLREPCAIDTTMAQLTELTAYVPF
- a CDS encoding YscO family type III secretion system apparatus protein → MSHSESLPSEIETLRRLRRYRADRAERALREAKRSQQALVVHIQQAQDLLEHTRQEEARQCAQLLSEHQGQVVSFQALKSWNRKEQSLSAGTRREEGQLQQLQGQQEQREVEVGMAQKHVSACLRQVEKLQELANLLTQESI
- a CDS encoding type III secretion system HrpP C-terminal domain-containing protein: MTSISANTPERHRRRDSREDRVHEVGAPVPWEQRQLFTRLFGDDEQGSGRSASQAGTKASGDLAMVEALTEQLVPRLQSVSTWPLTVAMYLPRLGRINARIRRERVGWNIELEAQQKATTSWLCGVRHQCEHRLAASLALPVELCVANSAPA
- the sctR gene encoding type III secretion system export apparatus subunit SctR — translated: MILQGLDPLVLALFLATLTLMPMLLIICTSFLKIVIVLMITRNAIGVQQVPPSMAINGIALAATLFIMAPVGYQIAESLKVSPLDTSNVQTVLQTGAEAIKPLRAFMLRNVDPDVLTHLLENTHRLWPAQMAQEVQREDLILLVPAYVLSQLQAGFEIGFLIYIPFIVIDLIVSNLLLALGMQMVSPMTISLPLKLLLFVMVSGWSRLLDSLFLSYL
- the sctS gene encoding type III secretion system export apparatus subunit SctS; translation: MDPIVLFKQGMLLVVVLTAPPLIVAVVVGVLTSLIQALMQVQDQTLPFGIKLVAVGITLIMTGRWIGVELIQLINLTFDMIGRSALH
- the sctT gene encoding type III secretion system export apparatus subunit SctT, giving the protein MLLYLEFLPSLVIAMARIYPCALLVAAFSFQHIRGMPRHTIVMVIALIPAPGIHGALAGLDYSALMLAALALKEAALGVLLGVLLSMPFWMFESVGALLDNQRGALAGGQLNPSLGPDATPIGHMLKQLAIFLLMISLGLGALTQVIWDSYLIWPPTVWFPLPGPNGFSVFIALLGDTFMHMMLYAAPFIAVLLLLEFGIALLGVYSQQLQVSTLAPPVKSLVGIGVLLLYFALLQDLIVGRMSLLGDLKHSLGLLFKVAMP
- the sctU gene encoding type III secretion system export apparatus subunit SctU — its product is MSDSGEKKHPASAKKLRDQRKKGQVSQSQDVGKLLVQAAISEIALYTAQRSLQRFEQLMVLPISRINQPFVRALEEVLFDGVTVFLSFALLMVGVAIATKLISSWMQIGFLFAPEALKLDFNRVNPMSQLKQMFSAQSVMNLLMSVAKAFLLGLIVYLVVWPSLGTLINLANSDLQSYLLALIALFRYLLHACIGLLLVLALTDLTLQKYFFAKRMRMTQVEVVKEYKDMEGDPHVKGQRRSLAYQLAQEEPKVKLPKLEESDMLVVNPTHFAVALYYRRGKTPLPQLVAKGTDAQARKLIDRAKAADVPVIQCVWLARTIYEKKIGAPIPRETLQAVALIYRTLRELDDEAKRETLTLPELAQR